DNA sequence from the Sulfolobales archaeon genome:
ATGCACTTTTATCAAGAAACCATTTCCCGCTTCACTCTCACGTTTCCTCTCTCACAGTGTTTTCAATTTAGATAGCTGGAATACATGTATTAGGAAGCATGCTCGCTTCCTTAACCTTCGACATCTATTCTCACTACCTTGCTCTTCTCTAGGAATTTTTGGAGGCTTCGTGGCCCTACTATATGTAGTTCTACTGGGGCGTGGAGCGGGAGTCCTAGCTCCTCAGCTTTCTCGAAGATCTTAGCCTCAAGATCTATGATCCTATCGTGATCTGGTTCTTCTGGGAGAGCTATCACCACATCTATATCGCTTAGAATCGTGAGACGGTTCTCAGCAGCTCCACCCACAACGTAGACCTCTGCACCTGGCTCCACCATCTTCGCGGCTCTAGCAACTATTGCTGCTAGCTCCCGCCACCGAGCTAGATCGTCTAGAATGATCCTGCTAAGCCTCATCACCCTAACCTCCGAAAATCTCCTTCTCTAGACCCTCCACAACCTCCACAACCTTTCTCGCAGCTTCTAGCAGAGCCTGGGCCTGATCCCTGGAGTACTGGAAAGACCCATAAACAGCTCGAGTATGTGCATCCTCGAGCTCTGCTAATATCCTCCTATTCCACCTAACGAAATCCATCACCCTCTCAGCCTGGGCGCGAAGCCCTCTATCCTCCAGCATATAGGCTAGAAGCCCTAGCAGGGCTCGAACGCTATGACCCCCTCCACTCCTCGCCAGCTAGCCTGAGGAGGAAGCTCCTAACGTATAGCTGAGCGGCGTATTCGGCATTAAGAACAGCTAGATCATACTCAGCTTCACCTACAAGCCTCTCAGCCAGCCTAAGCATTGATAATGCTCTCCTCCTTAACAATATAGCATACTCACCACTCACAGATGACACACCTCTCTAAGAGCCTATCGAGGTAGAGCATGTTGCACCACGCACTCCATGAATAACTAAGTTTATCTCCTCCTCAATTATTGTGCATAACCCCCATTAACTCCTTAACACCCTATAATATCCTCTAAATACTCTCTCATAACAAGGCCTTCATAACAATATCTTGGCATAGAAGCTTGTCTGAAGATCTCCACCTACCCTCTCATTTCCAAGAGCATATGTCTTAATAGCTAGAAAATACACCCTAGATCTTCTCAGAACTGTCTAAGACAGCCCTCCCAAAACCCTTGGGAGTGTTGCTATGATTATAGATTATGCTGATCAACCTATCCAATCGATCTTCCTCCTACCCTAGAGAACCGATGTCTCAATGCTACTTTATTCTCAGCGTCTTACCCCTCCTCTCAATCTGCATAAACTCCTCCCTACCCATCACATGTATCTCTACCGGGTAATCCCATGGGAGTCCATAGATATCCACAGCCCTCGAATATATCTTTCTCCTTATCTCAACCAGCTTCTCAGGAGCTGGGGGTTTTTCCAAGACTATTGCGACGTCTATATCGCTGAGAACTGTGAGCCTATCTTCAGCGGCTCCTCCGAAGACATAGACCTCTGCGCTGGGCTCGATATCCCTCGCAGCCTCTGCTATCTTCTTAACAGCTTCTCTCCACATTCTGAGATAGTTTATATGGTATCTAGCCCAGAACATCCCTCTCAACCTCCTCTAGAACTCTATCGAGCTCCCCACATATTCTAAGCATCTCCTCAACATCTTTTGCTGTGTATGTGAAGAAGCCATATCTAGCCATTGTATAGATAGCATCTATATCTGCCAGCGAATCCCTATACCTCCTAGCGAAATCCCTTAGAGACATGGCAACACCGCTAAAGCCCATCTCATCCAACCTAGCAGCCAATATGCCTAGGAGCTCCCTAACACTAAATATTCTTGGGAAATCACCTAGGAGTCTAAGCATAGACGCCTTAACCCTAAGCTGGCATGACTGCTGAATATTAAAAGCCGCGAGATCCAACACACCCCTCTCCAAAAGCTCCCTACCAACACCGAGAAACACCCTAGATCTTCTCTTCAAAAGCTCAACCCTCTCACCACTCAAACCAATCAACCAAACCAAGCTATTGCTCCAAGCGATCTCCACAATATTTTAAACCCACATATATTTAAAGACCATATCCCTAGCAACAATCTAACTTATAACCCCTATAGAAGGCTAGACTCCTCATATAGCCATCCAATCCACAAGCCAGATGTTTTCCCCGCTCTCCACACAGATCCTCTTCATCTTACCCGATCCCCATTGGATGATCCTTGTTGGGTTCTAGGGCTGGGGTTTTATGATGTGTGTTAGGTCTATTGAGTAGATGATCTTATATTAGCTATGCCATA
Encoded proteins:
- a CDS encoding nucleotidyltransferase domain-containing protein; protein product: MRLSRIILDDLARWRELAAIVARAAKMVEPGAEVYVVGGAAENRLTILSDIDVVIALPEEPDHDRIIDLEAKIFEKAEELGLPLHAPVELHIVGPRSLQKFLEKSKVVRIDVEG
- a CDS encoding HEPN domain-containing protein, producing MSGEYAILLRRRALSMLRLAERLVGEAEYDLAVLNAEYAAQLYVRSFLLRLAGEEWRGS
- a CDS encoding nucleotidyltransferase domain-containing protein, whose translation is MFWARYHINYLRMWREAVKKIAEAARDIEPSAEVYVFGGAAEDRLTVLSDIDVAIVLEKPPAPEKLVEIRRKIYSRAVDIYGLPWDYPVEIHVMGREEFMQIERRGKTLRIK
- a CDS encoding HEPN domain-containing protein, whose product is MVWLIGLSGERVELLKRRSRVFLGVGRELLERGVLDLAAFNIQQSCQLRVKASMLRLLGDFPRIFSVRELLGILAARLDEMGFSGVAMSLRDFARRYRDSLADIDAIYTMARYGFFTYTAKDVEEMLRICGELDRVLEEVERDVLG
- a CDS encoding HEPN domain-containing protein, which gives rise to MLEDRGLRAQAERVMDFVRWNRRILAELEDAHTRAVYGSFQYSRDQAQALLEAARKVVEVVEGLEKEIFGG